A stretch of the Medicago truncatula cultivar Jemalong A17 chromosome 5, MtrunA17r5.0-ANR, whole genome shotgun sequence genome encodes the following:
- the LOC11439096 gene encoding protein FANTASTIC FOUR 3: MAAIVCHGLPSCHDSHLVESRFHNIRLPSPKPLTTQPIDLPFKTCFWDFENNINKTITVDSNPKEDSWSSIQSLFKSNASKGLKETTYVDPNVKLPWHRLSPKSLELCTENLGNETGADIPEFSIDLLSSTNSACGNLETKEQKKNSCQNLGGEKMRTKSFPPPLKSMRGSESIRVKPHRENGRLVIELTKVPSTVSCFQAERSNGRLRLSFWNDPEEDENQGFEDVENSPVVVALDAPSVSPTKEEESVKEVVEEEGIDNEKEKETPTRVVECIEKEENGWKVESEVKMERYERGSRRRRCKEGKHENNERLGNWGEPLWLALATS; the protein is encoded by the coding sequence ATGGCTGCAATTGTTTGCCACGGTTTACCTTCATGTCATGATTCTCACCTTGTTGAGTCAAGGTTTCATAATATTCGTTTACCTTCCCCAAAACCACTCACCACTCAACCCATTGATTTACCTTTCAAGACTTGTTTTTGGGATTTCGAAAACAACATTAATAAAACTATAACTGTTGATTCTAATCCCAAAGAAGATAGCTGGAGTTCCATTCAATCACTTTTCAAATCCAATGCTTCTAAAGGCCTTAAAGAAACTACCTATGTTGATCCCAATGTGAAGCTTCCATGGCATAGACTTAGCCCTAAGAGTTTGGAGCTTTGCACTGAGAATTTAGGGAATGAAACAGGTGCTGATATCCCAGAATTTAGCATTGACTTGCTTTCTTCAACAAACTCAGCTTGTGGTAATTTAGAGACAaaggaacaaaagaaaaattcttGTCAAAATTTGGGAGGTGAGAAAATGAGAACAAAGAGTTTTCCACCACCGTTGAAGAGTATGAGAGGATCAGAATCTATAAGAGTGAAACCACATAGAGAAAATGGAAGGTTAGTGATTGAGCTAACCAAAGTTCCATCAACTGTTTCTTGCTTCCAAGCTGAGAGAAGTAATGGAAGACTTCGTCTTTCTTTTTGGAATGATCCCGAAGAAGATGAAAATCAAGGGTTTGAGGACGTAGAGAATTCACCGGTTGTTGTTGCTCTTGACGCTCCCTCGGTCTCCCCAACAAAAGAAGAGGAGAGTGTGAAGGAAGTAGTAGAAGAAGAAGGTATTGATAATGAGAAGGAGAAAGAGACACCGACACGTGTTGTTGAGTGTATAGAGAAGGAAGAAAATGGTTGGAAAGTTGAGAGTGAAGTGAAAATGGAGAGGTATGAGAGGGGAAGTAGAAGAAGGAGATGCAAAGAAGGTAAACATGAAAACAATGAAAGGTTGGGAAATTGGGGTGAACCTCTTTGGCTTGCATTGGCAACTTCTTGA
- the LOC11437914 gene encoding protein phosphatase 2C 70 isoform X2, whose amino-acid sequence MEKRSDYFKERNCRKPKPNLKKIVAKMEQTMLQNIVTVLLLLMLLLIFIFLFFLFKPWRFFFSSRFRSFIKGSADELERPLVEDNQNNINNNNNGLLSRDYDLEGACYYPNEVNFRSPRTHGQALVHKPRLHNVPVSNNFQQGGAGVVADSLVVDVITEDVGEVVKVVDHAPVLAQIPKNDFRNDTRLQDFVEKDISDQRSFLTLEVISGPSRGQQWSVQSTESSRLPLTLGRIFPSDFLIKDNEVSGKHALIKWNLDTMKWELVDMGSLNGTLLNSKSINRLDTERRHWGDPMNLANGDVITLGTTSKIIVHITSQNHHHIPFGVGMASDPMSLRRGGKKLPMEDVCYYQWPLPGLDKFGIFGICDGHSGDAAAKFASKLFPEIISSILSDSSRRERVLSLRDASDILRDAFSQTEAGINNSYEGCTATVLLVWADRDDNFYAQCANVGDSECIMSVDGQQIKMTEDHKISSHSERLRMEGTGEPLKDGETRLYGINLARMLGDKFLKQQDSRFSSEPYISEAVHIHQSSKAFALLAR is encoded by the exons ATGGAAAAAAGAAGTGACTATTTCAAAGAACGAAATTGTCGCAAACCCAAACCCAATCTCAAAAAAATTGTCGCGAAGATGGAACAAACGATGTTACAAAACATTGTGACTGTGCTTCTTCTCCTTATGCTTCTTCTCAtcttcattttccttttctttctcttcaaacCATGGcgcttctttttctcttctcgtTTTCGTTCTTTCATCAAg GGTTCTGCTGATGAATTAGAGAGGCCATTAGTTGAAGATAATcagaataatattaataataataataatggatTATTATCTAGGGATTATGATCTTGAAGGTGCTTGTTATTATCCTAATGAAGTTAATTTTCGTTCTCCAAGAACACATGGACAAGCTCTTGTTCATAAACCAAGGCTTCATAATGTTCCTGTTTCCAATAATTTTCAACAAGGTGGTGCTGGTGTTGTTGCTGATAGTTTGGTTGTTGATGTAATCACTGAGGATGTTGGTGAAGTTGTTAAGGTTGTTGATCATGCTCCTGTTTTAGCTCAAATTCCAAAGAATGATTTTCGTAATGATACTAGATTGCAGGATTTTGTGGAGAAAGATATCAGCGATCAAA GAAGTTTTCTTACTCTCGAGGTTATCAGTGGTCCTTCTCGCGGACAACAATGGTCTGTTCAGTCGACGGAGTCTTCTCGTTTACCGTTGACGTTGGGACGGATTTTCCCTAGTGATTTTTTGATAAAGGATAATGAAGTGTCGGGGAAGCATGCTTTGATCAAGTGGAATTTGGAT ACGATGAAATGGGAGCTGGTGGATATGGGTAGCCTGAACGGAACACTGTTGAATTCTAAGTCAATCAATCGTCTGGACACTGAACGTAGGCATTGGGGAGATCCGATGAATCTTGCTAATGGAGATGTTATAACACTTGGAACAACATCGAAAATAATT GTTCATATCACTTCACAAAATCATCATCACATCCCCTTTGGAGTTGGTATGGCATCAGATCCCATGTCTTTGCGTCGAGGAGGAAAAAAACTTCCTATGGAGGATGTTTGCTACTATCAATGGCCTCTACCTGGACTGGATAAG TTTGGAATTTTTGGCATTTGTGACGGGCACAGTGGCGATGCGGCTGCCAAATTTGCTAGCAA ACTTTTTCCCGAGATAATTTCTAGTATCTTGTCGGATTCATCAAGAAGGGAGAGGGTTTTGTCACTTCGTGATGCTTCTGATATTCTTCGAGATGCATTTTCTCAAACAGAGGCAGGCATAAATAACTCTTATGAG GGATGTACAGCAACAGTGCTTCTGGTGTGGGCTGACCGTGATGATAATTTCTATGCACAATGTGCAAATGTTGGAGATTCTGAATGCATTATGAG TGTTGACGGGCAACAAATCAAGATGACAGAAGATCACAAGATATCAAGTCATTCTGAAAGACTCAGAATGGAAGGGACAGGTGAACCATTGAAAGATGGGGAAACACGGCTATATG GTATAAATCTTGCAAGGATGCTTGGTGACAAATTCCTAAAACAGCAGGATTCCCGGTTCAGTTCAGAACCTTATATAAGTGAGGCTGTGCATATTCACCAATCAAGCAAGGCTTTTGCTCTTCTGGCTAggtga
- the LOC11437914 gene encoding protein phosphatase 2C 70 isoform X1 — protein MEKRSDYFKERNCRKPKPNLKKIVAKMEQTMLQNIVTVLLLLMLLLIFIFLFFLFKPWRFFFSSRFRSFIKGSADELERPLVEDNQNNINNNNNGLLSRDYDLEGACYYPNEVNFRSPRTHGQALVHKPRLHNVPVSNNFQQGGAGVVADSLVVDVITEDVGEVVKVVDHAPVLAQIPKNDFRNDTRLQDFVEKDISDQRSFLTLEVISGPSRGQQWSVQSTESSRLPLTLGRIFPSDFLIKDNEVSGKHALIKWNLDTMKWELVDMGSLNGTLLNSKSINRLDTERRHWGDPMNLANGDVITLGTTSKIIVHITSQNHHHIPFGVGMASDPMSLRRGGKKLPMEDVCYYQWPLPGLDKFGIFGICDGHSGDAAAKFASKLFPEIISSILSDSSRRERVLSLRDASDILRDAFSQTEAGINNSYEGCTATVLLVWADRDDNFYAQCANVGDSECIMSVDGQQIKMTEDHKISSHSERLRMEGTGEPLKDGETRLYGINLARMLGDKFLKQQDSRFSSEPYISEAVHIHQSSKAFALLASDGLWDVVSSKKAIQLVLQARERYNTDRENTAEKIASLLLSEARTNKTKDNTSIIFLDFDSFDRLSCKVES, from the exons ATGGAAAAAAGAAGTGACTATTTCAAAGAACGAAATTGTCGCAAACCCAAACCCAATCTCAAAAAAATTGTCGCGAAGATGGAACAAACGATGTTACAAAACATTGTGACTGTGCTTCTTCTCCTTATGCTTCTTCTCAtcttcattttccttttctttctcttcaaacCATGGcgcttctttttctcttctcgtTTTCGTTCTTTCATCAAg GGTTCTGCTGATGAATTAGAGAGGCCATTAGTTGAAGATAATcagaataatattaataataataataatggatTATTATCTAGGGATTATGATCTTGAAGGTGCTTGTTATTATCCTAATGAAGTTAATTTTCGTTCTCCAAGAACACATGGACAAGCTCTTGTTCATAAACCAAGGCTTCATAATGTTCCTGTTTCCAATAATTTTCAACAAGGTGGTGCTGGTGTTGTTGCTGATAGTTTGGTTGTTGATGTAATCACTGAGGATGTTGGTGAAGTTGTTAAGGTTGTTGATCATGCTCCTGTTTTAGCTCAAATTCCAAAGAATGATTTTCGTAATGATACTAGATTGCAGGATTTTGTGGAGAAAGATATCAGCGATCAAA GAAGTTTTCTTACTCTCGAGGTTATCAGTGGTCCTTCTCGCGGACAACAATGGTCTGTTCAGTCGACGGAGTCTTCTCGTTTACCGTTGACGTTGGGACGGATTTTCCCTAGTGATTTTTTGATAAAGGATAATGAAGTGTCGGGGAAGCATGCTTTGATCAAGTGGAATTTGGAT ACGATGAAATGGGAGCTGGTGGATATGGGTAGCCTGAACGGAACACTGTTGAATTCTAAGTCAATCAATCGTCTGGACACTGAACGTAGGCATTGGGGAGATCCGATGAATCTTGCTAATGGAGATGTTATAACACTTGGAACAACATCGAAAATAATT GTTCATATCACTTCACAAAATCATCATCACATCCCCTTTGGAGTTGGTATGGCATCAGATCCCATGTCTTTGCGTCGAGGAGGAAAAAAACTTCCTATGGAGGATGTTTGCTACTATCAATGGCCTCTACCTGGACTGGATAAG TTTGGAATTTTTGGCATTTGTGACGGGCACAGTGGCGATGCGGCTGCCAAATTTGCTAGCAA ACTTTTTCCCGAGATAATTTCTAGTATCTTGTCGGATTCATCAAGAAGGGAGAGGGTTTTGTCACTTCGTGATGCTTCTGATATTCTTCGAGATGCATTTTCTCAAACAGAGGCAGGCATAAATAACTCTTATGAG GGATGTACAGCAACAGTGCTTCTGGTGTGGGCTGACCGTGATGATAATTTCTATGCACAATGTGCAAATGTTGGAGATTCTGAATGCATTATGAG TGTTGACGGGCAACAAATCAAGATGACAGAAGATCACAAGATATCAAGTCATTCTGAAAGACTCAGAATGGAAGGGACAGGTGAACCATTGAAAGATGGGGAAACACGGCTATATG GTATAAATCTTGCAAGGATGCTTGGTGACAAATTCCTAAAACAGCAGGATTCCCGGTTCAGTTCAGAACCTTATATAAGTGAGGCTGTGCATATTCACCAATCAAGCAAGGCTTTTGCTCTTCTGGCTAg TGATGGGTTATGGGATGTCGTCAGTTCGAAGAAGGCGATTCAGCTAGTGCTTCAG GCGAGGGAGCGGTACAATACAGATAGAGAGAATACAGCAGAAAAGATTGCTAGTTTGTTGTTGAGTGAGGCTAGAACAAACAAAACCAAGGATAATACCTCTATAATATTCTTAGATTTTGATAGCTTTGATAGATTATCTTGTAAAGTTGAATCCTAG
- the LOC11437325 gene encoding uncharacterized protein, whose product MDPNSNFLKNANNNLVKQGNHLVWARCFHSSHSPPLVFSSYAKTAMAAYEVFGVKIEKNPSKSKLIELSVSTWPKWEGGPLKIPRSFKEEETMYLVEGKVKVTVEEKIGSFEIGGGDLVVFPKGMTITWEITEPVKKHSSWKKE is encoded by the exons ATGGATCCTAActc AAACTTTCTGAAAAACGCAAACAATAATTTGGTAAAGCAAGGAAACCATTTAGTTTGGGCTCGTTGTTTTCATTCCTCTCATTCTCCCCCTCTTGTTTTTAGCTCTTATGCCAAAACTGCTATGGCAGCCTATGAAGTATTTGGAGTGAAGATAGAGAagaatccatcaaaatctaaaCTCATTGAGCTTAGTGTTTCAACTTGGCCTAA GTGGGAAGGTGGTCCATTAAAAATTCCAAGGTCgtttaaagaagaagaaacaatgtATCTTGTTGAGGGAAAAGTGAAGGTTACTGTTGAAGAGAAAATTGGATCTTTTGAAATTGGAGGTGGTGATTTAGTTGTTTTCCCTAAAGGAATGACCATTACATGGGAAATAACAGAACCTGTGAAGAAGCACTCTAGTTGGAAAAAAGAATGA